The Maridesulfovibrio ferrireducens genome contains a region encoding:
- a CDS encoding glycosyltransferase, producing MEFSHFVITRFNVNIYPKDFSARLEETWLSLRLDYFQRFCFPSICAQENQDFKWLVLFDEKTPQLYRKLIQAYSKYPNFIPLFCGEYSTILSQVKACMQDMAPDANWLLTTRLDSDDALATGFFKALHNIAGSLNESHLGESETLYINFPKGLQYFEGNFYDFEDITNAFVSLIERPADPHTVFWVDHPAIYDVSPVMQVQTRPLWLQNVHETNVYNYVRGKLLERPDFSKDFKCSFDDN from the coding sequence TTGGAATTCAGTCATTTTGTAATCACGCGTTTTAATGTAAATATCTATCCTAAAGATTTTTCTGCACGTCTGGAGGAGACTTGGCTTTCTCTGCGTCTTGATTATTTTCAGAGGTTTTGTTTTCCCTCTATTTGTGCGCAAGAGAATCAGGATTTTAAATGGCTGGTACTTTTCGATGAAAAGACTCCTCAGCTTTATAGAAAGCTTATTCAGGCTTACAGTAAGTATCCAAATTTTATTCCCTTATTTTGTGGAGAGTACTCCACTATTTTATCTCAAGTAAAAGCATGTATGCAGGATATGGCTCCTGATGCAAACTGGCTTCTCACAACCCGGCTTGATAGTGATGATGCTCTTGCAACCGGATTTTTTAAGGCTCTTCATAATATTGCAGGGTCTTTGAATGAGAGTCATCTGGGTGAGTCCGAGACGCTTTATATTAATTTCCCTAAGGGACTGCAGTATTTTGAAGGGAATTTTTACGACTTTGAAGACATTACTAATGCCTTTGTAAGTCTGATCGAACGCCCTGCCGACCCGCATACTGTTTTCTGGGTTGACCATCCCGCAATTTATGATGTTTCTCCAGTGATGCAGGTTCAAACTCGACCTTTGTGGCTGCAAAATGTTCACGAGACTAATGTGTATAATTACGTTCGCGGAAAACTTCTTGAACGCCCTGATTTTTCAAAAGATTTTAAATGCAGTTTTGATGATAACTAA
- a CDS encoding carbonic anhydrase — MKEIRKFINGFKNFRDEYYFREDSPFIELQKHQNPSTMVIACSDSRTDPSLILQCEPGEIFVVRNIANIVPPYEPDSKHHGVSSALEYAVKFLKVQNIMILGHSSCGGIKSLMENKISDEDEFISMWLSILSSVRDKVFAQYPTLSVEACTACEMAGILHSMNNLLSFPWVAEQVKNGNLEIHGWYFDLKDGQLLSYNDESHLFEPLTLSYLNVKG, encoded by the coding sequence ATGAAAGAGATTCGTAAATTTATCAATGGGTTCAAGAATTTTCGTGATGAATATTATTTTCGTGAAGATTCCCCTTTTATTGAATTGCAAAAGCATCAGAATCCCTCGACGATGGTTATAGCGTGTAGTGATTCACGAACAGATCCTTCCCTGATTCTGCAATGTGAACCGGGTGAAATATTTGTTGTACGGAATATTGCGAACATTGTTCCCCCCTATGAACCTGACAGTAAGCATCACGGGGTTTCTTCTGCGCTTGAATATGCTGTGAAGTTTCTTAAAGTTCAAAATATAATGATTCTTGGGCATAGTTCCTGTGGTGGTATTAAATCTCTGATGGAAAATAAAATTTCGGACGAAGATGAATTTATCAGCATGTGGCTTTCCATTTTAAGTTCTGTACGGGATAAAGTTTTTGCTCAGTATCCGACTTTAAGTGTTGAAGCGTGTACAGCCTGCGAGATGGCAGGAATTCTGCATTCCATGAATAATCTTCTGAGTTTCCCGTGGGTTGCGGAGCAGGTTAAGAATGGCAATCTGGAAATTCATGGCTGGTACTTTGATCTTAAAGACGGTCAGCTTCTAAGCTATAATGATGAAAGTCATCTGTTCGAACCATTAACTTTATCCTATTTGAATGTGAAAGGTTAG